GCACCTGGGACTAGGCTGCGTCGAGTTTATATCAGTATGCACCCGCATCGGCTTATGTCGATGCGGGTTTTTTGCTTCGAATCGTCCTCCCATCTCATCTCTCGAATGCCACGAACCAATAGGTTTTGTTTTGCAGGTTGTGCTGAATAGTGCATTTGGTTGCGGGGATATTTGTGGGAATGTATATGATGGTGATGAAATATGTAGGCGTTGACGGATGCAAAGGGGGCTGGTTCGCAGTATGGGTCGTGGAGGATGTGTGGTCTTTCGGGCTGTACGAAACCTTTGACGTGCTGTGGGATGAACATTCGGATGCCGACGTCGTGTTAGTGGATATTCCTGTCGGGCTGCCTGAAGCCGGAACCCGTCTGGCTGATGTGCTGGTTCGCAAAAAACTGGGTAAACGGAAAAACAGTATTTTCAATACGCCTGTTCGCGCAGCTGTATACGCGCAGTCAAAACGCGAGGCTAAATCGATAAATCAGAAACTTTCCGGTAAGTCTTTATCTGAACAATCATTAGGTATTGCAAAAAAGATTATGGAAGTTGATAGGGTATTGCAAGAGCATGTCGAGGCACGCTGCTCGGTTCATGAGTCACACCCTGAGCTGTGCTTCTCAACGCTTTTCGGGGAGCCGTTGCCGTTTCCCAAGAGGGATGTGCTGGGTGTGGTGGATCGATTTGATTTGTTGGCGGAAAAGGTGTCTGATCTGCGGCAGATCATTAAGGCTATCCGCTTGAAATATAAGGTGAGCCAGGTCGCCGGAGATGATATTCTCGATGCCTGTGTGCTGACTGTTACGGCCTGGAAGGGGGAAGGACGATTACTCTCGATACCTGATTCTCCTGAAATTGATGCCACGGGGTTGCCTATGGCAATTTGGTTCTACGATTTTCAAGACCGACCATGAGGGAAAATGATGCAATGCGCTGTGAGTAATGTATGGAACCGCAACCTGGTGTTGTTCGTGCTCTTGAGTGTGCTTTTGACTATGGGGGCGTGTGTGAAAAAGGCTGTTGAACCCTTGCCGGTTGATCCGCTGAAGGTGACATTCCTTCCGCAGAAAGGCGAATTTATCTCCAAATATGGTGATCAAATACCTTTTGACGAGATCATAACGTTGGCAGGTGGTTATGATTATGTTCTCGTCGGTGAAGGGCATCGAAACATATGGGACCACAATGTTCAGCAACGCATCTTGGCCGAACTTTCCGAGTCGGGAGAGGGGCTTTCCCTTGGCCTGGAAATGGTGGCTGTGGACATGCAGCAGGTGCTTGATGATTTCGGGCAGGGACAGATAGAATTGGATGATTTGGCCGAAGAACTGCAATGGTCTGCAAAATGGGGATACCCGTTTCCTCTGTTTCGGAACCATTTCGAATTGGCGCGGCGTAACAGTGTGCCTGTGGTCGGGTTGAATGTCCCCACCTTCGTGACGAAGAAGATATCCAAAGAGGGCATTGAAGCCCTTTCCGATGAAGAAAAGATGTTTTTACCACAAGAGATTGTGCCGCCGTCCACTGATCAGAGGATAGTACTTGATGATATTTTTGGACAGCATGAATCCAAGGACAGTGAGGATGCAGTGCAGCGGGAACGTTTCCATCTGATTCAGTCCATATGGGATTCTAAGATGGCGGAAGAAGCCGTCAGGGTGCGTTATAAGTATGATTGGCCTGTGCTCATCATTGCCGGAGCCGGTCATGTGGAGCAGGCATGGGGTATTGCCAAACGTATCAGACAGTTTGATCCGGGGGCGCGCATCTTGTCCGTCATGCCTTGGCGCGGTGGAGATTTCGACCCTGAGTCCGGTGATGTATTCTTCTATTCTCCAGACAGTTATCAATCAAAAATGGGTGCGTTGCTGACATCTGTCGGGACGGGGGGGCTTCTTGTGGAGTCGGTACAGCGTGAGTCGCGTGCTGCCCAGGCTGGTTTGCGTCCTGGTGACGTGCTTGTTGAGGCGTCGGGTGTCCCCTTGGAGCACCTGTTCAGCCTGCATGTTGCGGGGTCCAAGGTGCATGAGGCCGGAGAAGAACTTGTCTTCATGGTTCGGCGTGGGGACCAAGTGTTTAGCGCCAATGTGGGCAAGCTTGGTGCTCCAAAATCTGTGAAAAAAGATATGACATCCGAGGCGGATGAGAGTGGAGAAGAATGATGTATCGAGTTTTTGCTGTTTTATTGATTGTTCTGTGGACCCCGTTGGCAGCGTTTGGTGGTGACTTGTCCGATCTCTTCCCGGCAAAGGCTGGTTCCATGGATCGGGTGCAGCTCGTTATTGGTGAGCAGGCACAGGCGGAAGTGGACCAGTTGCATGGCAAGGCTCTGACAGCCGAGGCCAGTGCCATCGGTCGGTATTCCCGTCCAGGGGATCAGGGCAAGGTCCGTCCGGCCGAAGTGTGGGTGTCGCGTGTGTCATCGGAAAAGGAAGCGCGTCGGCAGGTTGGTGTCATGGTGCATAAAATGTATGACAATCCGAAATCACCATTCAAAAACCCGAAAAGATTGGATAAAAACAACATTTCAGTCTACCGGTTCACCGGCATGGGGCAGGTTCATCTGATCTGGTATGTCGGTGATCTGGCCTATTGGATCAGTGCGCAGCCATCAGATGAAGCAGGCCTGCTCGATGTTTTTTGCAGATGATGACCGGGTGGTTTGACAGAAATTGTACTCGTCACGTACTTTCGATCTATCCTTGAGATCCGTGGAGGGAGTATGACCCGTTTCGCTTATGTTTTTGTTGTGGTTTTGATTGTCATGATGCTGGGTGTCTCTGCCCGTGCGGATGAACCGATTATTTCCGAGGTTCGCGGGGGGGTCTATGCGCATGATATTTCGTTTTGGAGTTTCAATCGCGAGAGTGGGGCTGATATCAATGGAGAAATATTGTTTGTCTCTCCTTCTTATCTGGAGGCGATCTGGTCCCCTCGGCCTCACCTTGGTGCGACAGTCAACATGTCTGGAAACACTTCGCACGCCTATGGCGGCCTGACCTGGGAGTGGGGGCTGCTCGATGATTTCTTCATGGATGCCAATCTCGGATTGTCCGTCAACAACGGCAAGCGCGATACGGATGACCCTGATCGCAAATCTCTTGGCTCGCCTGTCCTGTTCAGGCTTGGTGCGGCCCTTGGGTATAATTTGACTGAAAAGGTCAATGTTTCCGTGCAGTATGAGCACATGTCCAATGCGTATATCGCCAATGAAAATGAGGGAATGGACAACGTTGGCCTGCGTCTGGGATATAGGTTCTAGTCGACGTTCTCCCCTCGTTGGTTGCGCTTTTCACACCAGTAGTTTTCAGGTACTCAGCAAATTATGCCTGAACTGCCTGAAGTCGAAGTCATTGCCCGGGGGTTGAGTCAAACTCTTGCGGGGCGCACCGTCATATCCGTCAAGGTTCCGGGGTTGACCCGTCTCAGTGACGCCGCAGAAGTCATCGTGCCTGGGGTTCAGGGACAGACCATTTGTCGGGTGTACCGCCGAGCCAAAGTGCTGCTTATAGAGTTGGAGAATGAATCCACGCTTGTTTTTCATCTCAAGATGACGGGTCGGGTGGTGCATGGCGAACGCCGTGATATCAATAAACATGACCGGATAGTCTTCGTTCTCGATGATGGCTCATGGCTTATTTTTTCTGATATGCGCAAATTCGGGTACGTCAAGTTATTCACAAAACAACTACTTGAAAATTGGGACTTTTTACAAAAAGTCGGACCAGAGCCGCTGGAGAGTTCTCCTGCCGAGTTGGTCGAGCGGATTGCGGGTAGAAAGACCTCGATAAAAGGGCTGCTGCTCAACCAGTCGGTTGTGGCAGGGGTGGGAAACATTTATGCGGACGAGTCCCTGTTTCGGGCGGGTATTCATCCCGAAACAAAGGGGCATCGCATTGGGCATGAAAGGGCGTTGAAGTTGTTTGCGGAACTGCAAGACGTGCTGAAGCTGGCCATCCGTGAAAACGGTAGTTCCATTTCGGATTACGTGAATGCCCACGGTGATGCCGGGGCATTTCAGAACAGTTTCAACGTGTATGGCAAGAAGGGACAGCAATGCTCCCGATGCAATGGTCTTTTACAGGCCGTGAAGGTGGCGGGACGGACATCGACGTTTTGCCCACACTGCCAGCCAAGGCGTTAACAGAGATAGGCTGGCGGTTTCACGCGGGAAAAGGTAATGAACACATCCAGAGTGTCACTTTTCTAAACAATGTCTAGAAATATGAGATGTGTCGGTTTTATGCTAGAGGCACACCGTAGAGGGGTCAGTGAATAAACACGCCAAAACCATAGCGAAAAATGCAGCTGTCGTGGCTGGAGCAACGCTGGTGTCCCGTATTCTGGGATTTGTCCGCGATATTATCGTGGCTTTTGCGCTTGGAGCCGGACTTTTTGCCGATGCATTTTTCGTGGCTTTCCGTATTCCCAATCTCCTTCGAAGGCTCTTTGGCGAAGGGTCGCTGACGATGGCATTTATTCCTGTCTATTCGCGGACACTTGAAGAAGAGGGCGAGGAGGCGGCACAGGCCATGGCGCGTTCGGCCATGATCTGGCTGGCCGGTATACTCATCGCCATCACCGTGGTTGTCGAGGTGTTGGCCCGTCCCTTGACGATGGTTATCGCGCCGGGGTTTATAGACAATGCCGAACAATTTCAGGTTACCATTGACCTTGTTCGTATCTGCTTCCCGTATGTTGTCTTCATCTGTGGCGTGGCCTTGTGTATGGGTATCCTCAATTCCCGTGGTCACTTTCTGGCTCCGGCCCTGGCTCCCGTTGCCCTGAATGTGGCGCTCATCGGCTCTGCACTCTTCGGCTATTTGATGGGGTACAATGTGGCCTATTGCATGGCTTATGGTGTCTTGGTCGGTGGAGCGGCCCAGTGGTTCATGCAACAGCCCTTTTTGAAAAAGGCCGGATTTTCGTGGCGAGGCCAATGGGCGTGGCGTAACAAGGGTGTGGCTCGGATGGGAATGCTTATGCTTCCAACCGTGTTCGGAGCCGCTGT
The genomic region above belongs to uncultured Pseudodesulfovibrio sp. and contains:
- a CDS encoding DUF429 domain-containing protein encodes the protein MMVMKYVGVDGCKGGWFAVWVVEDVWSFGLYETFDVLWDEHSDADVVLVDIPVGLPEAGTRLADVLVRKKLGKRKNSIFNTPVRAAVYAQSKREAKSINQKLSGKSLSEQSLGIAKKIMEVDRVLQEHVEARCSVHESHPELCFSTLFGEPLPFPKRDVLGVVDRFDLLAEKVSDLRQIIKAIRLKYKVSQVAGDDILDACVLTVTAWKGEGRLLSIPDSPEIDATGLPMAIWFYDFQDRP
- a CDS encoding ChaN family lipoprotein, producing MMQCAVSNVWNRNLVLFVLLSVLLTMGACVKKAVEPLPVDPLKVTFLPQKGEFISKYGDQIPFDEIITLAGGYDYVLVGEGHRNIWDHNVQQRILAELSESGEGLSLGLEMVAVDMQQVLDDFGQGQIELDDLAEELQWSAKWGYPFPLFRNHFELARRNSVPVVGLNVPTFVTKKISKEGIEALSDEEKMFLPQEIVPPSTDQRIVLDDIFGQHESKDSEDAVQRERFHLIQSIWDSKMAEEAVRVRYKYDWPVLIIAGAGHVEQAWGIAKRIRQFDPGARILSVMPWRGGDFDPESGDVFFYSPDSYQSKMGALLTSVGTGGLLVESVQRESRAAQAGLRPGDVLVEASGVPLEHLFSLHVAGSKVHEAGEELVFMVRRGDQVFSANVGKLGAPKSVKKDMTSEADESGEE
- a CDS encoding acyloxyacyl hydrolase is translated as MTRFAYVFVVVLIVMMLGVSARADEPIISEVRGGVYAHDISFWSFNRESGADINGEILFVSPSYLEAIWSPRPHLGATVNMSGNTSHAYGGLTWEWGLLDDFFMDANLGLSVNNGKRDTDDPDRKSLGSPVLFRLGAALGYNLTEKVNVSVQYEHMSNAYIANENEGMDNVGLRLGYRF
- the mutM gene encoding bifunctional DNA-formamidopyrimidine glycosylase/DNA-(apurinic or apyrimidinic site) lyase; the encoded protein is MPELPEVEVIARGLSQTLAGRTVISVKVPGLTRLSDAAEVIVPGVQGQTICRVYRRAKVLLIELENESTLVFHLKMTGRVVHGERRDINKHDRIVFVLDDGSWLIFSDMRKFGYVKLFTKQLLENWDFLQKVGPEPLESSPAELVERIAGRKTSIKGLLLNQSVVAGVGNIYADESLFRAGIHPETKGHRIGHERALKLFAELQDVLKLAIRENGSSISDYVNAHGDAGAFQNSFNVYGKKGQQCSRCNGLLQAVKVAGRTSTFCPHCQPRR